The following is a genomic window from Elaeis guineensis isolate ETL-2024a chromosome 10, EG11, whole genome shotgun sequence.
TGAATGTAATATATAGTTTTTCCCTTTTTGTTCATCAAAAGAGGGTTTATCTTCAATTGTCCCAAAGAGAAGATAGAGATATTGATTGCTCTTCTATTTAGCATAATTTATGtagatacatacacacacatatatatacgttaatatgtgtgtgtgtttgtgaatGATCATTTtaagtgggttctattatgtggTGTCCTGTCAATgcattttaatttctttcttaCAATGTTGTTATATTCTGTCATCCATCGGTGAATGCAGCTATCATGCTATTGTTTCATTACTTGGATGATACTGATGAATAATTTTGGAGTTGAACAAACAGGGAAAACAGAGAAAAGTTCTTGAGTATGATGCTCCTAGTCAAGACGTAGCAAATTCCAATATGGTGCCAGCAATTGATATGGAATTTGAAAGTGAAGATAAGGCATATGAATTTTACAATAGATATGCTGGGATGATAGGTTTCAGTATACGAAAAGGCTGGTTGGATAAATCGTCTGAAAAAGTTACCAGATCAAGAACACTGGTTTGTTCAAGAGAAGGTTTCCGCAAGGACAAAAAGGGAGCAAAGGAAGTGAAGAGACCAAGGCCAGATACTAGAATTGGTTGTCCTGCTCGTATGACCAttaaacttcaacctactggtaAATATCGTGTCACTGAATTTGTACCAGACCATAACCATCAGCCAGCACCCCCTTCAGCAATGCACATGCTAAGGTCTCAGAGGATAACAACTGAAGTTCAAGCTGCTGAAGCAGATTTATCAGATGATGCAGGAACGACACCAAAATCCACTAAAGAGCCTGCAGGCAGACAAGTTGGAGGTCTTCGAAATATTCGATTTCTTCCTGCAGATTATAAAATAGGTCTCCGATCAAAGCGTATGAAGGCTATGCAGACGGGAGATGCAGAAGCTGTGTTAAAATACCTACAAAGCATGCAGCTTTGTGACCGATCATTTTTTTATGCCATACAAGTTGATGAGGATGATAAATTGACCAACATTTTCTGGGCTGATTCAAAGTCTGTGACAGATTTCAACTATTTCGGTGATGTAGTTTGTTTGGATACAACTTACAAAGCAAATGGATATGGTAGGCCGTTTGCTCCATTCCTTGGTATGAATCACCATANNNNNNNNNNNNNNNNNNNNNNNNNNNNNNNNNNNNNNNNNNNNNNNNNNNNNNNNNNNNNNNNNNNNNNNNNNNNNNNNNNNNNNNNNNNNNNNNNNNNAGCAAATTGTCATATTTGGTGCAGCATTGCTATATAGCGAAACCACAGAATCTTTCAAGTGGTTGCTTGAGACTTTCAAGCTTGCAATGCATGGAAAACAACCAAAGACAATTCTGACAGACAATTCTGTGGCAATAAGTAATGCCATAGCTGAGGTGTGGCCAGGCACAAGTCACCGTCTTTGCATGTGGCAATTCTATCAAAATGCTAATAAGCACCTAAATCATGTCTTCCAAGCTTCAAAAACCTTTGCAAAGGACTTCAGCAGATGTATTTATGATTATGAAGATGAGGAAGAGTTCTTATTAGAATGGAGAACAATGTTAGAGAAGTATGATCTTAGAAACAACGAGTGGCTGGCAAAGCTTTTTGAAGAAAGGGAGAAGTGGGCTTTGGTATACGGCCGGCAAATATTTTGTGGTGATATGGGAAGAACTCTACAGAATGCTAACATAAATAGTgtcctaaagaaatatttaagtcCACAACTAGATCTCTTGTCATTTTTCAAACAGTATGAAAGGGTGTTGGATGAACATAGGTATGCGGAACTGCAAGCTGATTTTAATGCGAGTCAAAGTTTCCCAAGAATTCCTCCTTCAAAGATGTTGAGGCAAGCTGCTAACTTGTATACTCCTACAGTGTTTGAAATGTTTCGGAAGGAGTTTGAGATATTCATGGATTGTATGCTATACAGCTGTGGTGAGGTTGGAACAATATCCGAGTTTAAAATAACTGTGGGTGAGAAGTCTAAAGAACATTTAGTTAGATTAGACTCATCTGATTGTTCAGTTGCTTGCAGTTGTAAAAAATTTGAGTTTATGGGGATTCAATGCGGTCATGTATTAAAAGTGCTTGATGTGAGAAACATTAAAGAGCTACCAGAACGTTATTTCTTGAGGAGGTGGAGGAGAGATGCTAAGGGTGGGACAGAAAAGGACCCTCAACAAGTTGCAAGTGATGGCGACCCAAGGTCTCCTATGACAACCTCAATGCACATGCTTTCATCTTCATATGCTCATCACCAAGGATTTCATGGCATGACTCAATTAAATCAGGTAACGCTCAGATACATGTTCAAGATAGTAGACTAGTGTTTCCTCAGTTTGATATCGAtagtataattattataatacagGAATCTCCACTTTCTGGTTTGCATCAACAACAATTCAATGGAGGCACTCAGTTAGGTCAGGTACTACTAATATTCagagcacttttttttttttttgtttttttaacgcTTACCAGTTTTGCCGAAGATCCTTCGCTAGGATATTTTATAGCCTCACAGTCAAGGAAATCAAAACACACggagtttgatcatttttttttgaatgtagtgatttgaaaattatccatATATTGCATTGTACTTGCTGCTTTGGATTCACATCAGTTCAACACATATTTCCAGTACTTCAGAATTTATTCAAGATATCGTTTTGTTATCTTTTTGAATGTTTTGCAGGGTTACTCAACCCTGGACATGCAGTCCCGTCAAATCTTTGGTAGTTCTCAGTTGAACCAGTAGAGGAACAACCATGGTCATCGGGACATCATCAATCTCAACAGTGGGTCAATGGTTATGCATGGCATGCGAGTCTTCATCTATTTTATAAACATCAAAAATATGACCCAGAAGATCAATTTGCTTCACTGTTTATTCTGCCAATAGTTGCTTATCTGAACATAATTCATATATTAGTTTGTCTGCCAAGGAGACAGTACCTTTCAATTTCCTGATGGTATGCTTTCATTTGATGTTTTGTTCTTCTCCAAGTACAGGTAGATTACTCCTACAATTCTTGTTTTTCAATGGCATAAAGCAATGGCAGGCAAGTCACATGAGGTAGGAATTTTAGATGTCTGATATTAACACACTAAGCAACTCAAGGTGCAGCTGAATGCCAGAAGTTCGGTTCTCAAAGGTGAAGACAGCGTGGAGCTTGATAGGTGCGCAAAGTATTATCGTAAGGACTCTGATTTGCTATCTCATGTGTATGTCCATCCAGTGTGGTTTATCGCATGTTCGGCAAGCTAGCTGCCATTCAGTTGCATCATGTATTAAGTACCAATGCAACTCTGTTGTAGTTTGTATGCTAAGAAGCCAGT
Proteins encoded in this region:
- the LOC105053061 gene encoding protein FAR1-RELATED SEQUENCE 5 — translated: MNATVCGGGSGRGDPQMPYGQDQDQEVHHNSGDDGLEGPPRCLNCGISAKFTSHMRRGPEGRRTLCNACGIAWKKGKQRKVLEYDAPSQDVANSNMVPAIDMEFESEDKAYEFYNRYAGMIGFSIRKGWLDKSSEKVTRSRTLVCSREGFRKDKKGAKEVKRPRPDTRIGCPARMTIKLQPTGKYRVTEFVPDHNHQPAPPSAMHMLRSQRITTEVQAAEADLSDDAGTTPKSTKEPAGRQVGGLRNIRFLPADYKIGLRSKRMKAMQTGDAEAVLKYLQSMQLCDRSFFYAIQVDEDDKLTNIFWADSKSVTDFNYFGDVVCLDTTYKANGYGRPFAPFLGMNHHKQIVIFGAALLYSETTESFKWLLETFKLAMHGKQPKTILTDNSVAISNAIAEVWPGTSHRLCMWQFYQNANKHLNHVFQASKTFAKDFSRCIYDYEDEEEFLLEWRTMLEKYDLRNNEWLAKLFEEREKWALVYGRQIFCGDMGRTLQNANINSVLKKYLSPQLDLLSFFKQYERVLDEHRYAELQADFNASQSFPRIPPSKMLRQAANLYTPTVFEMFRKEFEIFMDCMLYSCGEVGTISEFKITVGEKSKEHLVRLDSSDCSVACSCKKFEFMGIQCGHVLKVLDVRNIKELPERYFLRRWRRDAKGGTEKDPQQVASDGDPRSPMTTSMHMLSSSYAHHQGFHGMTQLNQESPLSGLHQQQFNGGTQLGQGYSTLDMQSRQIFGSSQLNQ